The sequence CGACGGGTGACCACATGATCAAAACGCAGTGTGCCCGAAGCGAAACGGGTCAAAACCGCATGGATGGCCTGGCGATGTTCAGGCTCCAACGCCCGATCCATCAGCCCATCCACCGAGCGCCACACCAACGCCACCCCTTCGCGCACGATGTTGAGCGCCACGGCGATGGCCACCAGCGGATCGAGCCAAAACCAGCCCGTCCCCTGCACGGCGATCAGCCCGATCACCACACCGGCGGACGTCCAGACATCGGTGATGAGGTGGCGGGCATCGGCTTCCAGTGCCATCGAGTGGTGTTCGCGGGCTTTTTTGAGCATGGCCCAGGCCAGCGCCCCGTTGAGCGCCGAACTCAACACCGACAGCCCCAACCCCAGGCTCAACCCTTCCAATGGCTGCGGATGCAACCAGCGATCCACCGAGGTGACGATGATGGCCAGCGCGGCCACCAAAATCAGCACGCCCTCAAAGCCGCTGGAGAAGTATTCGGCTTTGTGGTGGCCGTAGGGGTGATCTTCGTCGGGCGGTTGGGCGGCGATGGTCACCATGGCCAAGGCGAACATGGCACCGGCCAAGTTGACCAGCGATTCCATCGCGTCGGACAACAGGCTCACCGATCCGGTGAGCCACCAGGCGCCCGTTTTCAGGGCGATGGTGGCCATCGCAACGGCCACCGAGAGTTTCAGATAACTGGCAACTTGCATGGGGAAGATTGTCCCGATCCACCATGGCGCCTACCTGAAGGCTCAGAAGATCACACTGAGCAGCTCGACTTCGAATTGCAGCGTGGCATTGGGCGGAATCACACCGCCTGCGCCTTGTTCACCGTAAGCGATGGCCGGCGGACAGGTCAGGCGTGCTTTGCCCCCGGCTTGGAGGCGCTGCAAGCCTTCCGTCCAGCACGGGATCACCCGATCGAGCGGGAATTCAGCCGGTTGGCCTCGGCGGTGTGAGCTGTCGAACTCGGTGCCATCGGCCAGCGTGCCTCGGTAATGCACCTTGACGCTGTCGGTGGCGCGTGGCGTGCGGCCAGTGCCTTCTTTGAGCACGGTGAACACCAAGCCGCTGGGCAATACCACGGCGCCCGGCTCTTGGGCTGCCGAGGCGGCCAGATCCGGCCCCGATGCCGCTTCCGCTGGGCGGGCCACCGGCTTGGGCGCCGCCGCGATGCGAGCGGCGCTGCGTTGCTGGGTGTCGGTAATGGCCTGCCAGCCCCAAAGGAGCATGCCGCTCAACACCAGCACGGTCAGGGCCAACATCAGCCGGGTGAGGGTGCGTTGTTGCATGACGGGCACCGCCTCAAGCCAGGGTGACGCGGGCGAACTTGCGCTTGCCCACTTGCAGCACAAAGGTGCCGGCGTTGATCTTCAGCCCTCGGTCGGACAGCACCGTGCCATCCAAGCGCACGCCGCCTTGTTCCACCATGCGCAGCCCTTCGCTGGTGCTGGGCACGAGGTTGGCGGCTTTGAGCAGCGCCCCAATGGCCATC is a genomic window of Vitreoscilla filiformis containing:
- a CDS encoding FKBP-type peptidyl-prolyl cis-trans isomerase — its product is MQQRTLTRLMLALTVLVLSGMLLWGWQAITDTQQRSAARIAAAPKPVARPAEAASGPDLAASAAQEPGAVVLPSGLVFTVLKEGTGRTPRATDSVKVHYRGTLADGTEFDSSHRRGQPAEFPLDRVIPCWTEGLQRLQAGGKARLTCPPAIAYGEQGAGGVIPPNATLQFEVELLSVIF
- a CDS encoding cation diffusion facilitator family transporter gives rise to the protein MQVASYLKLSVAVAMATIALKTGAWWLTGSVSLLSDAMESLVNLAGAMFALAMVTIAAQPPDEDHPYGHHKAEYFSSGFEGVLILVAALAIIVTSVDRWLHPQPLEGLSLGLGLSVLSSALNGALAWAMLKKAREHHSMALEADARHLITDVWTSAGVVIGLIAVQGTGWFWLDPLVAIAVALNIVREGVALVWRSVDGLMDRALEPEHRQAIHAVLTRFASGTLRFDHVVTRRAGARRYADLHMHLPGTCALADAERTRSAVELALMQAVPGLYVSLQMLPMDVKTHAEALTLGSPTEENAA